From one Phocaeicola salanitronis DSM 18170 genomic stretch:
- a CDS encoding N-acetylmuramoyl-L-alanine amidase family protein, which yields MKRYKFYIVFVSCVFLSFLLGTLPAGASDKLFTVVIDAGHGGNDPGAIGRRGREKNINLSVALKLGKLIEGNCKDAKVVYTRKKDIFVPLHRRAEIANAAKADLFISIHTNSLASRNSRVQGTETYTLGLHRTEDNLEVAKKENAVILIEDDYQQRYAGFNPNSSESYIIFEFLQDKYMAQSVSFARLVQKQFRQSARRVDKGVHQAGFLVLRETSMPSVLIELGYITNPSEEQYLLSESGSSALAKSIYQAFLTYKQEGKQGNVIESGNVVETKKEEPPVSERSEDKKPQAKAQSVQPVFKIQILTSDRVLPVKSRLFKGLAPVGWYKEGGIYKYTYGESTDYNRILRLKRSKVDAKFKDAFIIAFKNGEKMNINQAIKEFKQNR from the coding sequence ATGAAAAGGTATAAATTTTACATAGTATTCGTTTCCTGTGTCTTTTTATCGTTCTTGTTGGGAACGTTGCCGGCAGGTGCTTCAGATAAATTGTTTACGGTAGTTATTGATGCCGGTCATGGAGGTAATGATCCGGGTGCAATCGGTCGGCGTGGACGGGAAAAGAATATCAATTTAAGTGTGGCTCTGAAATTGGGCAAGCTGATTGAAGGGAATTGTAAAGACGCGAAAGTGGTTTATACGCGTAAGAAGGATATATTTGTCCCTCTTCATAGGCGTGCCGAAATAGCCAATGCGGCAAAAGCTGACTTGTTTATATCGATTCATACCAATTCGCTCGCTTCCCGTAATAGCCGGGTGCAGGGTACTGAGACTTATACGTTAGGGCTTCACCGGACGGAAGATAACCTGGAAGTGGCTAAGAAAGAAAATGCTGTTATTTTGATAGAAGATGATTACCAGCAACGCTATGCCGGGTTTAATCCGAATTCATCGGAGAGTTACATTATTTTCGAGTTCTTGCAGGATAAATACATGGCGCAAAGTGTAAGCTTCGCCCGGTTAGTGCAGAAACAGTTCCGTCAGAGTGCCCGCCGGGTGGATAAAGGTGTACATCAGGCAGGTTTTTTGGTGTTGCGTGAAACTTCGATGCCGAGTGTGTTGATAGAGCTGGGGTATATCACCAATCCTTCCGAGGAACAGTATTTGCTTTCCGAGTCCGGAAGTTCGGCTTTGGCGAAGAGTATCTATCAGGCATTTTTGACGTATAAGCAGGAAGGAAAGCAAGGCAATGTCATCGAATCGGGCAATGTTGTTGAAACGAAAAAGGAAGAGCCGCCTGTATCCGAACGGTCTGAGGATAAGAAACCACAGGCGAAGGCTCAGTCTGTCCAGCCTGTTTTCAAAATACAGATACTGACTTCTGATCGTGTGCTTCCGGTGAAAAGCCGTTTGTTTAAAGGCTTGGCTCCGGTAGGCTGGTACAAAGAAGGCGGCATTTATAAATATACGTATGGCGAGAGTACCGATTATAACCGGATACTTCGCTTGAAGCGTTCGAAAGTGGATGCCAAGTTCAAGGATGCTTTCATCATCGCGTTCAAGAATGGCGAGAAAATGAATATAAACCAAGCAATAAAAGAATTTAAACAAAATAGATAA
- a CDS encoding MlaD family protein: MKKEFKIGLAGIAALIILFCGIHYLKGINMFKPESYYLVEFENVNGLPESSPVFANGFKVGIVRDLRYNYQKPGHVLVGIELDQHMKVPKGSRAELVTEMLGTVKMNLLLNLQNMEYYGENDTIPGVANNGIMGAAEKDLLPQIQRMLPKMDSILGSLNKLLADPSLANTLHNAEQLTASLNATGRQLNKLMDTDVPQLLDNVNATVSNLQVISNNLKDVDYASTIAKVDSTLANVHLLTDKLNRKDNTLGLLMNDSSLYKNLNATSANAASLLEDLKAHPKRYVHFSLFGKKDK, encoded by the coding sequence ATGAAAAAGGAGTTTAAAATAGGTTTGGCAGGAATTGCAGCACTGATTATTTTGTTTTGCGGCATTCATTACCTGAAGGGAATCAACATGTTCAAGCCCGAAAGTTATTATTTGGTGGAGTTTGAGAATGTAAATGGGCTTCCTGAGTCGAGTCCGGTATTTGCCAACGGATTCAAGGTTGGCATAGTCCGAGATCTTCGGTATAATTACCAGAAACCGGGGCATGTGCTTGTGGGTATTGAGTTGGACCAGCACATGAAGGTGCCTAAAGGAAGCCGTGCAGAACTGGTGACAGAAATGCTGGGTACTGTTAAGATGAATTTGTTGCTTAATCTTCAGAATATGGAATATTATGGCGAAAACGATACCATTCCAGGGGTTGCCAACAATGGCATTATGGGAGCGGCTGAGAAAGATCTGTTGCCTCAGATACAACGGATGTTGCCTAAAATGGATTCTATATTAGGTTCGTTAAACAAGTTGCTTGCCGATCCTTCTTTGGCGAATACCTTGCATAATGCTGAGCAACTGACGGCATCGCTGAATGCTACTGGGCGGCAACTGAATAAACTGATGGATACCGACGTTCCGCAATTGCTTGACAATGTTAATGCTACGGTTTCCAATTTGCAGGTAATCAGCAATAACCTGAAAGATGTAGACTATGCTTCTACGATTGCAAAAGTTGATTCAACCTTGGCGAATGTGCATCTGCTGACTGACAAGTTGAACCGGAAAGACAATACATTGGGATTGTTGATGAACGACTCTTCTCTTTATAAAAACCTGAATGCTACTTCTGCCAATGCGGCAAGCCTGCTTGAGGATTTGAA